The sequence TAGTATGTCGCTTACAGTATGGCTTGTTGCAATAATTACATTTTGAAAGACAAAGCCAACAATCAGAACACAATATGTCTGCACATGCAGCGTCTTCTTGTTCTTCAGCATCTATGCATCCCCCACACTCTTCACACCTTGAAATGCAGAAGTTGCAACCTCTGCAATCAGCAACCAGCCGGTCCCTCTTCTGCATGCATGTTTCCCTTGAGCAATCAAAAACTATTTGAACTTCATTGCACTGTGGACAGATATCCACATCAACAATCCTACCACTTTCTGTGCTTCTTGATGATGGAGAAATTCTATAAATGTGATATAGGATATGCTGTGGCTTATGCTGTGATGGGTTCATTTGAAGATAGGAGTAAAGTGTTTCAAGGTGTTGTTTCTTTAAGTTGTAGATACCATTGATCTGTAGACTCTTTAGGCTGTTTGGATGTTGGGATAGTATTTTCACAGCTTTGATGATTCCCTCCGGTGTTAAGCCGGTGCATGCAGGCAGATGGAGCTGTATCAATATGaccaaataaagaaataagaagctTGTGACACTCAAATAAACGTTCAAACTGATTCGAGACTTTAATGCCACtctgatttttttaataaccCATCCAGTTTTAATGATTTCTTAGTCAAATTTAGTCTTTTCATGTTTATTCTCATCAAACTATCTTTATTATATCTTGTACTGAAGGCTACACTGGTCATTTACTCAGGAAACTGATTGATTATAAATTGTTTTGGTTTCTTCAGTGTACAATTTTTTTCAGGAACGTTTCTTCCGAGTGGGCACCAAATAATGACCCCATTTTCAAGGAAGCAATAACCCCACCAAGCATATCTTATCCAGCCTTATTCGTTAGCTCTCAAGAACAGTGGAAGAAACGCAAGCATATCCAATTAATAAAACAGAAGAAACTTTAGAAGTTGATTTGGGTCCGTAAGCATACCTTATTGATATAAGGATTTTTCTCTATGACCTTTTCAAGTCCATCATCTGTTATCTTTGTACAGTTCCTCAGAATCAAAGTTCTCAATCGACAATTGGCCTTTGAGGCAATTTTCATCAGAATTTCATCAGACAACCGCGAGCTCAAAGGCCTGTCAACGATGATAGTCAGCCAGGGGAGTAAATCCCGGTTCACTGCATCCCTAAGTGACATACAAACTTCACTCATGTTAAGAAGCTCAAATACGGGGAGGTAAGCCAAGACGAGGAATAAAGCCTCGTGAGGTGGCCCTGGCTCGGCTTGTTGGTTTGCACTTTCATTTTGGAAACTGGGATGGGACTCCAGCCGAGGCAGAATGGACAGGGTTCGCAAAGACTCGCTAACAGATTCTTCCTCTGTAAAATGGGAAATCTCCATATTATAAAGCTAAATTAAGGGTAGCTGGCTACTAAAatgactttttctttttagatgtCGGAGTATAACTTCTGCAATGGCTTAATTGCAAGAAAACTGAAGATTCAGCAGAAAGGTATAGTGTTCgggtagagagagagaaaaagacaGCTAGTGAGTTTACGTGTGTGGACCAACATGAGACACTCTTTCAAAATTTGCAAGTCGGTTTTTGAGGATAAGAGTCAAAGCCTTCACATTTTAATCTTGCTTGTAAAGCAAATGTAAAATATTCAAATCCCCGATCTTTCAACGTTATGCAAACTCTCTCCTTCTGTCCATGTAACTTGGCAAGTTAAATTTACTATTtcacttaataaataatacatactgtaaaagaagagagaaaatccAATATATTACATCGATCTTTCATATTTGGCTGCTGCAAATGCTATGTGTAAGAGATGGAAAGTAGTGCTACAACTAACATCATTTCATGCTAGTAAGTTGAGTGTTACACAGCAGAAAAGATGGGAAAAAAATTGGATTATAATctgtaattaaaaatacaaaagatgGAATTTTATGATatccataaaaataaagactACTGTGGAACTCAAATTTGCAAACCATCAATGATCTAAAGGCTCAACAGCAGTCTTAAAAAGTAGGATGTAAACCTTGTCAATTGAAAAGTACAAGAAGCCTCCTATGGAATGAGTAACATATGAACCAAAGCTAGTCCCCACTATGCAATGCCAAGCCGGACCGTATGCGGAGTCAAATTCCTGGAAGAATTTATAGggaaagaagaataagaagaacATAAGTTGGATTATTCGTTTTACAATGTATTGCTGGCAACAAAATCAATACAAGCATGCTGAGACAACAGTAATAATCAGAAAGCCAACCAGACTATGGAGAACTGGCAGAAATTCACCCTTTGTTGCCTATTCTATTCACATATCAACACCGATGCTAACTCAAATGAGATCCTTCTTCAAAAGAACCTTGTAATAAAGTACTCAAGTGTGAACTTATAGAAAACCCTCCTAATGTATAGGGTGAGTAGTCCACATCGTCACCTAGCGGTTTGCAAAAGCCACTATGCTCACCTATGTATCCTAGACATAACATCCAAATTAACTTACTTTCCCACATATAGTCAAATTTCATCCGCCAAAAGAAAcccattttcattttgattcttctttttccccCTGAAATGAAGCATCAGAGCAAAATAAGTCCAATCTAATTAAGCGTACTAGATATTTGGAAATGTTAGGGTGACATTAGTTCCACATTACCTGGTTTCTATTCTACCCTCATACTGTCATGAGTTATCAACTAATTGACCAGTAACACAAAACTGGTCTGAGATTATGAAGGATTATCAAGAGGCTCACAGAAGCTTACACTAAAAACACTGCAATTTTCCAAATACAATAGTTGTGTGCGATTCCCTTTCTGACTTTTCCACTTTCCACCAATCATTTCTTTACCAAAATTTCTATCTTACTACTCCTTTCTCTCTGTTTCTCTGAACTTCAGCTCTCATAAAATGAATGAGAAAGGTATATATGAAAGGTAATTTAAATGTATGAGAAAGATATCGGttgcatgaaaatgaaaagcaaTGGCAGGATATAAGATATTGGACTCTAtgaaatgaaacaaatttaGCAAAGTTTTGCTGATAGGGCCTTAGATGCTTAATTCCAAATCTCACTAGTTAGATGAAAGAATAGGATATATATTATGTCTACCGACAGAAACGCAAAAGTTgcataatttctaatttcaacCATAGTTTGTTTGCGAGGCCTCACATCAAACCAATGCCAAAAGTTCATGTTTGCTATAAGTTGATGCTTAATCAAGGACAGTTGAGAGTTCTGACAAGCTTGAGCCTAACATATTCATTAACCTGTAATCTTCACATTCACAGTCTTTCCTTTTGTGAATCGTTGCAAGCACTACTCTTCTTCACTTGTATGTGCCACGATGCACGCTGGAGTACTGTGAATGTTATGCTGTCTTAAACATGAAGAAATCTAAAAAGTCCTCTAAACAACCAAACCAGTTATTCATTTCATGAGCAGCCTCATACAGTAAAATCTCTTTATAGtaatactatatatatgaataaccTCTACATagtgataaaaaataacagtTACAATTTGGGTCAATTATAAATAGGAATAAACTTCCTATTGTCatatgttataaattttttaagtcataccttaagaaaatattcctctatatagtaatatttatatatataactttaaaaaatatatattatgttacACATTGTCTTACTATAATATTGTTTTATCTCATCaatcttatttgtataatatgaataagatatttatgtatcttatctttaatttctaccATTCCACCAAtaatattaagtattaaattcAAAGAATACTTAAACCTCCATTAAGTTATATACTCAcagtcataaattttatttggttgtATGACTATGGAAAGGTTTTATTATATGTAGTAATCCTACCAGCATGTGATTCTAAAGATCACCAACCTTAGACCATCatagttatttcttttacagATTGAAATTTAATTCTGGAATTAGTTCTATAGTCTTAATCCTAGACTCCATAAAAGATAAAGTTAACATGTCAGCCTTAAAGAATCATGGTCATATTATTTCAAGACAAACTAACGCAAGTCCCTTCAGTCCGACCAGAAATATTAGCAATTCAGACAAATACTCTCTTGAGACTTGCAATCAaccatgaaaagaaaaactaaaacaagCCAAAAAGAAGATTGAACAATCATATATAAGTATCTAAATCAAAGTGATTCAGATGAGCTGCATTAATATTTGGTCAAAAGAATTATGGAATATTGTCGTGAGATACattaatggaaaaaaaaaaaaaaagccgcTGTATGTTATATCTATTCAGtacaagaaaatgataaaccgTCAATTATTTAACTCAAACATTttaaaacaacatgatttagAGTCTAATAATCAGACTACAAAAGAGGCAAATATACAGCAACGAAGATATTTACGTTCCACTCTCAGGAACATTGGTCATTTGGTCTGTTCCAATTTCAAACTCAAAACATGCATGGAAATTTTACTGAAAAAGTTAAGAGACAGACATGCTTAATGGGACCACTAGTATTTGAAATTACTGTGTGTACTGACAGCATTCAGAACTGATTAAACTGCAACTTTCACTCTCAGGacaaaaatgagaaaaaaaaaaaggaagccAATGGACATCTTTAAGTACATTTACAATATTTCTTTACTATAAGCGTTAAAACCACTTAATAGAAAATCACAAATCACACAGCACAGCACAGCACATAATGGACATGATTGTACAGAAACACAATAGGCAATAGCTAAAAGAAGAAACTTTCAGCAAGCATCTCATGtccaaattcttaaataaaccaaaaccCCAAGAAAGCAATTTAAGCTGGGCGCCCAAGAAGCATGTTCAATTCAAGTTAAGGCCTGAATAAAccaccaaaaaaataaagcaagcccagaaaaaattaaaacaaaaccataaaaaaagaattagagtTCTTTAATGAATAGTTAGAAAAACCCAAGATTTCTCTCCAAGTCTAACCTTCTTAAGAGCAAGAGCAACGCGTTTGCTGTCAAGCTTTCCAGGCAACATAGAATCAAGCTGATCACGAGCACACCTAAAAGCTCGAGTCTGCAATGGAATTGGCATATCAGAAGCTCTAACACGTACATTTAGCCTATCATATTGATCTTGTTGCTCTttagctttctttttctctatcaaACTGCTCAAGAACCTACTCCTCCTCTCCAGTTCCAACTCCGCTCCCTCCATTGATTCTTTTTCCTTATCTTCTCATCACTCAAACAAGCAAATCATCCGAAGAAATATAGATGATAAAACAGGTTAATACAGTGAATGACTGCAAAGCAAACAAGGTGTTTGAGGAAAAGTATCgagaaaatgaataaaaagaagaaagaaaagatgagagagagagagagagagagagaaataaaagtaacaaaaaaaaaaaaaaaagagaaaagagaaggcTGGAAAAAGGTGCAAAGTTTCTTTCGATGTACTATACTATAATGTAGGTAATGGCttgtttcttttgctttttttttttttttttttttgagctCTTTTATGCTATGGGCATCGTCGAGGTCGTTGTTGGGTTAGGCGTAGAGGGGACAAACCATTCTACTATTTTATTGTCTTACACTTTGATTAGCGGGAACTTGCAGCCGACCAGACCAAAGTCCAAACCCATATTCTGTATTATGTATTTAGACTCGAAGAATTTTGCCTTCATCGCTGGTTCTATTCTCCCGCTGACTGTTGACTTCAAAGTttaacttttgtttttttttggtgCTTATTGACTGCTCGTgatgtctttttctttttttctttgaagctttaagtttttttctttttcgacAGTTTGGTTTTGTTAGTTAGAGCACGGTTGTGAAACGTGATGGGTTTTGCTAGTTGCCTCGGGAGATCATTTTCTACGTGACAACAGggaatcaattttaaattcatgtCTTGGAATTGTATGGTAGACATTTAACTGACCTGAAATTAACATAATTCAGGGACAAAATTAACCTAGTTTGGGGGGCATTCATGCTCCATTATGATGCCTCGTTAgtgcaaagaaaaagaaagaggagaagGGTATGAATATGATTTGTGTTTGATCAGTTGTGtgaaaaaaggaataaaaagaaaaacagctTGACCTCAACTAGACAGAATTTTGGGCCAACCCCCAAATGTGTCataattaatttgagttaTGTGGGTCAACAAAGAGAAACAGAGTGAAGCCCATTGGGCAATGTCTATCTTTTGGACAAAGAAACGCTGATTGCGGGAAACAAAGGTGAGGGTCCCAAATAAATTTGATGTAATTCCCAGCCTTGCCCTTCCAAAGAGGGAATCTTATAGGACAACTGACTTCCTATCAGACTTTTGCACAAGCTAGGACTAACCAATTGCTTTTCACTCTGTAAGTTGCTGTCATTGGCTAGAATGGTACATTTTAATGGTCGTATTTGAGGATGATTGTGTAATGGCTTTCACATACCCGACCtcattgtttttgtttttatttttaccccttaataaaatcatacaaaacaataatacAAGAGAGCAAATGTTAGTCCCTTTAGCTCTTCCATTCAACCATATATTAGCTTCATTGaatctgttattattattactatttcttTCCATTGAAGGCACAGATAGCTACACAACAGAAATAGATATTCTTTATGAATCTTAcaccaaaaagaaacagaaaaattcTATGGATAAAGAGATTTAAGGAGACTTTTTTTGCCAAAAGTTGCTACACTATTTATTGTTATAAGAgtgcattttaataaaattattatcattaggCTTTGCTCCAAAAGAATGAGAATTAAGAATTTACATTGGACCTATTTGCCCGATCCATTTGTTGAATTTAGAGACTAAGCCCAAACTTTTAGCTAAAACGGATCAGGGCCTCGCTTCATCTGGGcctgaagaaaaaaaaaaaaaaaacagaaagggAAGGGGCGAGCTTCTTTTACACGAACAGTGGAATAGCTTCGACAGGCACAGACACTCTCTCTGTCTTAATGCAAATGTGTTCGTTAAAATCCTTCTGTATTCAATCAACGCAATTATTTCCTTTAAGCATAAATTCTCTACCAAAAGTCATTAACACCTCTGCTTTTCTTCGACAATCATTACCTCAAATATGTATTCACAACAACTTCAAGTTAAGGGCAGTGTTGTCCACGGAAGAAGTTCCCCCAAATGCCGCTCGACGGAGAAGCGACCCGCAGTGGAGAGGAGGGTTCAGTCTAGGAATTGACTTGGGTTTGTCTCGTACTGGCCTTGCCATTAGTAAAGGCTTCTCCTTTAAACCTCTCACTGTAATTAATTTGCTAGTTCTTTTCCTTGTTTGATTTgacaatttttctttgtttttctctttttgaagTTTAGTCTGGTTCTATATTGAATCACGAATTTTTCTTAGCTTAGGTTCTGGAGTTGCGTGGCCAAAAGCTTGAAACTCGACTTCTTGAAATTGCAGAAGATGAGGTtagaattggttaattttgtaGCATAGTGTTTGGAAAGTCTAAAAATTGCAAGagagtttaatttaattaaatattaattagtgaATTCTTGTGTTTGGAAAGGCTATAGTTGCTATGATTCAACTCTTGAGATCATGTGAAAAATGTGATTGTTttgtaaaatttctaattaatcgAGCTATtgcaaattatttattttctcaagaaAAAGCACATATATCATTATTGAGAGCATTGTAGGAGGCTGATGAGTTTATAATTGGGCTTCCTAAATCTTGGGATGGAAAGGAAACCTCTCAGTGCAATAAAGTTCGAAGTGTTGCTGGAAGGATTGCAGTTCGAGCTGCTGAAAGGTGAAACCtccattttatcttttttgacATATTTATATGGTCTATGTATGTCaatgttaaaaagaatttggatgtattgattttgttgatctgctgtatttatttattcttttcatagatatgattgataaatttcagaaatttaaattcaGGGGCTGGAGAGTGTATCTGCAGGATGAACATGGGACATCAACAGATGCTACTTACTGGATGATTAACGTGTAATTGTTGCTTTAGAAGCATTTATTTCTgctgttattttttagatttaataattGCTGCCACTGGttactttgattttaaatgACTGTCTGGTTATCTTGCTAAGCTGTTGTCTATTGTTGAATAATTTGAATCATTACGGGTCTTTGGAGTTGCATGGCTAGTGAACTTCTACTCATGAGGCATTTCATGAATTCTAAACATGCATGCTATATGTGCTATGTGGGTATCACCATAATCACCAACAGGAAATACATATTTCATGAAAAGTTTGGATTTCTCCATCATTTACAAAGATGATGAAGGTTTTCTTTTGGACTCCTTTTTCATGAATACCTTAAATGCCATGACAAATTAATACGTTAGATTTTGAAGTaccaagaaaacaaattaactTGAACCGAAGAgctaatataatcatttttatttattttgtagatTGACATGcaggataaatgaaatgcaaatttgaatatttgattCATTGGAGAATGTCTGTTTTCTTTCAGGGGCCTTAGCAAGGGTGCTCGACAAAAGAGCATTGATGCCTATGCAGCTGTGGTATGCAACGAAATGTTATTTCCTCTTATAAGAAGGTTATTGTTTACTGTTACTTTTTGGTTGCAGATGGTATTAGAGAGATATTATGCGGCATCAGGGGAGGGAACTGAACTTGTAATACCAAAGCAATTGGATCTTCAAGATAAACTTCGAAAAGGTCCTCCCAAGGACATTGATTTTTATCCAGAGTAACTAAATGGTGCGCATTTTAGTTTCTTGCTTCAACTAAGATTCAGAAATGCAAGCAATTTAGTGGCAGTGTCACCATGCCTGTTAGATTCTAATATAATACATCTTTGAATTCATTAAttaactttcttttatttgaattcATTAATGCAAGCAAATATACACTTAAGGTACAGAGGCTAAAAGTTTTGTACAGTGTAAGCATCCTAATTTTGAATGCTTTTATGCAGATGCAATAACTTGGTCGTAATAATCCTTAAGTTCATATTTTAACCTCAGGCTCTTCGTCTTGAATGGTAGAACCATTTTTCTCCCCTCAATTTGCTGGTTGTCATAACATGCATTTCGTGTAATATTATGGATTCCCTGTCTCGGATAGCTGTTGGAAAATAAGATTGAATTGACGGAGGGTATGATgagattttgagggaaaacCTAACCTAATATTGCCTTCTGCAATTGGATGTGCACTGTCCTCATCTAAAAAGAAGGCCAGctactattattaatatagataTTCTACAAAGTTACTCCAGATACTGCATTAAGCTGGAGTGTCATTTGCCTAAGCTTAAGAGTGGATTTTGGCTTTAGATTAGATTATTAAAACGAATTGCCATTATTAAGCTGTTATTGATTGTGAtactaattataataatacatttcGTTTGAATATTTGTTTCTCAAATATTATACTTCATTGTAATTTTATACCTAATTGATAAGGTAGAGTAGCCCAAGGATGAAGTGCTTTCGAGTTGACTATAATTGTAGAAAACACCGcacaaaaaacaaaagttaatttcttatctaatttaaacatgaaagtatTAAACGCATATGATACCATCAACTAGAAAGCAACAGTATTCTTACATTTGCTCATCTTTATTAGAgattgaattgattgattaagggaggagttaaataaattagagaGTCTAAAGTCCaactaatagaattaaattttttaaatctagCTAATACCAAAATGATTAGAACTTGattggatatatatatatatatatatattttggtgACGTGAGATGTCTAATAATATTGTACTtcatttgattatataattaatatcttttaagGATATGGATTCCAACAAAACATTACATTAGCCAGTTGTAAAGGATTCTTTATTAATGTCATCAATCCATCCCACTTCATTTATTTCCCACCCAAGAAATTGAAGAGCTGAAGAAAGCCAAGAGCATTAATAATGTAAAAGAGTTTAATAAAACTACTTATTACACCTTTTACGTCTAAATGACTctacattattattaaattacaaagACATGAGATGGCCCTCTCGTCTTTATCCCCATTCccatattaattctatttttaaagtttCTATTCCAATTGAAAACTCTATACCACACAGTGAAAATTCAGCTGTTAGATTACATGCATTCAAGTAGTTATGGATATATGACTATGTCACCCTTCTTTCATAGCTTGAATCTGTCATGTATATACTAGTTCACCAAGCACAAACAGGTCTCAAATCTCCCAACTCTATCGGCTCATGCCTCCTTCAACCGTCGGTGCCACTGAAGCCATTTCCAAGCTACGGTTCTTCTTTTCCACATTGCCATGCCATCCTAATAACAGaccccaaaaagaaaagaaaaaaaaaaaaagcaaccattaatcaaaattttcttataacagaactatcaataaaaaaagagcTATCGAGAACTTTTTA comes from Ricinus communis isolate WT05 ecotype wild-type chromosome 5, ASM1957865v1, whole genome shotgun sequence and encodes:
- the LOC8279619 gene encoding F-box protein SKIP28, translated to MEISHFTEEESVSESLRTLSILPRLESHPSFQNESANQQAEPGPPHEALFLVLAYLPVFELLNMSEVCMSLRDAVNRDLLPWLTIIVDRPLSSRLSDEILMKIASKANCRLRTLILRNCTKITDDGLEKVIEKNPYINKLHLPACTGLTPEGIIKAVKILSQHPNSLKSLQINGIYNLKKQHLETLYSYLQMNPSQHKPQHILYHIYRISPSSRSTESGRIVDVDICPQCNEVQIVFDCSRETCMQKRDRLVADCRGCNFCISRCEECGGCIDAEEQEDAACADILCSDCWLCLSKCNYCNKPYCKRHTNQQFSSPGFCGFICEACHMTSEI
- the LOC8279617 gene encoding dynein light chain 1, cytoplasmic, with product MEGAELELERRSRFLSSLIEKKKAKEQQDQYDRLNVRVRASDMPIPLQTRAFRCARDQLDSMLPGKLDSKRVALALKKEFDSAYGPAWHCIVGTSFGSYVTHSIGGFLYFSIDKVYILLFKTAVEPLDH
- the LOC8279618 gene encoding uncharacterized protein LOC8279618 isoform X2, with product MQMCSLKSFCIQSTQLFPLSINSLPKVINTSAFLRQSLPQICIHNNFKLRAVLSTEEVPPNAARRRSDPQWRGGFSLGIDLGLSRTGLAISKGFSFKPLTVLELRGQKLETRLLEIAEDEETSQCNKVRSVAGRIAVRAAERGWRVYLQDEHGTSTDATYWMINVGLSKGARQKSIDAYAAVVCNEMLFPLIRRLLFTVTFWLQMVLERYYAASGEGTELVIPKQLDLQDKLRKGPPKDIDFYPE
- the LOC8279618 gene encoding uncharacterized protein LOC8279618 isoform X1, whose translation is MQMCSLKSFCIQSTQLFPLSINSLPKVINTSAFLRQSLPQICIHNNFKLRAVLSTEEVPPNAARRRSDPQWRGGFSLGIDLGLSRTGLAISKGFSFKPLTVLELRGQKLETRLLEIAEDEEADEFIIGLPKSWDGKETSQCNKVRSVAGRIAVRAAERGWRVYLQDEHGTSTDATYWMINVGLSKGARQKSIDAYAAVVCNEMLFPLIRRLLFTVTFWLQMVLERYYAASGEGTELVIPKQLDLQDKLRKGPPKDIDFYPE
- the LOC8279618 gene encoding putative pre-16S rRNA nuclease isoform X3, encoding MQMCSLKSFCIQSTQLFPLSINSLPKVINTSAFLRQSLPQICIHNNFKLRAVLSTEEVPPNAARRRSDPQWRGGFSLGIDLGLSRTGLAISKGFSFKPLTVLELRGQKLETRLLEIAEDEEADEFIIGLPKSWDGKETSQCNKVRSVAGRIAVRAAERGWRVYLQDEHGTSTDATYWMINVGLSKGARQKSIDAYAAVMVLERYYAASGEGTELVIPKQLDLQDKLRKGPPKDIDFYPE